In Carya illinoinensis cultivar Pawnee chromosome 7, C.illinoinensisPawnee_v1, whole genome shotgun sequence, the following are encoded in one genomic region:
- the LOC122316163 gene encoding uncharacterized protein LOC122316163, with product MDADLARQWEEFSLTEKETGVVILPFKVTQKLMQQGKFCLLAMIIAERLVNREAFKTTMSKVWKCKSWIQFSEVGTNKFFIEFNHEQDLQQVISGIPWSFDRWLICLQPFEGHRLINKVLFHIEVFWVQAFNMTFASMTHEEETQITENSGRVLTVQADERGIGWGKCMRMRVEVDISKALKRGIFLTFEGKKTWVSFKYERLPNFCFKCGVIKHDQKGCHAASTSKAKLQYGSRMHSPSFNDHEVTRKKYGNEPCHQHAEEQP from the coding sequence ATGGATGCAGATTTAGCAAGACAATGGGAGGAATTCAGCCTTACTGAGAAGGAGACAGGTGTGGTAATCCTACCATTCAAAGTAACACAGAAGCTCATGCAACAAGGCAAGTTTTGTCTATTGGCTATGATAATAGCAGAAAGATTAGTCAACCGAGAAGCTTTCAAAACAACCATGTCCAAAGTATGGAAATGCAAGAGTTGGATTCAATTCTCAGAAGTAGGAACCAACAagttttttatagaatttaaccATGAGCAAGACTTGCAACAGGTTATAAGTGGCATACCATGGTCTTTCGACAGATGGTTAATATGTCTACAGCCATTTGAAGGCCACAGGTTGATTAACAAGGTCCTCTTTCACATAGAGGTGTTCTGGGTGCAGGCCTTTAACATGACATTTGCTAGCATGACACATGAGGAAGAAACTCAGATTACAGAAAACAGTGGGAGAGTATTAACTGTCCAAGCAGATGAGAGGGGCATAGGCTGGGGGAAATGCATGAGGATGAGGGTGGAAGTTGACATCTCCAAGGCACTCAAAAGGGGAATTTTCCTGActtttgaagggaaaaaaactTGGGTATCCTTCAAGTATGAACGCTTGCCCAATTTCTGTTTTAAGTGTGGGGTAATAAAACATGACCAGAAGGGGTGCCATGCTGCATCCACAAGCAAGGCTAAGTTGCAGTATGGCTCTCGGATGCATTCACCATCTTTTAATGATCATGAGGTCACAAGGAAGAAGTATGGTAATGAACCTTGCCACCAACATGCAGAAGAGCAGCCATAG